From the Microbacterium profundi genome, the window GGTGTCGGGGTTGGCGGTCTGGAACGCCGCGACCCAGGACTGCTGGGCTGCTTCCTGCGAGGAGGCGCCGGTGGCCTCGATGGAACCGGACAGAGTCGAGGTCGACGGCTCGGTGGAGCCCTCCGGGGTTCCGCCTTCGTTCGCGGCACAGCCGGCGAGAGCGAGAGCGGCGACGGCGCCGACGGCGCCGATGCGAGCGATTCGGGAGATCTTCACTGTGGGATCCTTCGATCGTGGATGGTTGAGGCCCGGTGCAGGGCACACAGTGACGCTATGGGCGGCGGTTAACGAGACTCTCCCGCACGGGTAAACAGAAGGTGAACGACTGGCAACCCCTTGGGGTGGCGACGATCACTGCTTCGGCACGTGCGTCTCGATCGAGATGATCCCCGAACCGGGATTCGTCGCAGACAGGTGCGCCACGGAGAATGCGGCGACCTCCAACGCGGAGGCGCTGCCGAGGTACGAGCCCTGCAGGGTGCCGGTGGCCAGCGCCAGTTCGCCGAGCAGACCGGGCAGAACAGGGCCATGGCTGCAGAGGACCGCCGGTTTGCGGGCACGCACACGCTTGCCGATCACCGCGCGCAGGTCGGATCGACCCTCTTCCCATGCATCCTGGCTGATCAGTTCCGTCTCGACCGCCTTGCGATCCAGTGCCTTCGCGAGGGGAGCGACCGTCTGCACGCAGCGCTCTGCGTCGCTGGTGATGATCTTCCGCACGCCGAATGCTCGCAGCGGTGCGACGATCGCCTTGGCCTGCTTCCGCCCCCGTTCGGTCAGGATGCGCGACGCGTCGGAACCGTCCCAGTCCGATCGCGAGATGGCCTTCGCATGGCGCAGCGCGATGATCGGGAAGGTGTGCAGCACGCCGTCGTCGACGAGCCGTTCGAACTCGTCGAGGATCTCCAGATCGACCGGGTAGCTCAGGTTCTTGCGCGCCTTCTTCAGGCTCACCCATTCGATCGCGGCGATCTCCTGGTTCGGGACGAACGCTGAATTGCGGATGGCCTCCTCAGTGGCCTCTGCCGCCCAGTAGTGCACGACCTTCTGCCGCTTCGGGCGCATGAAATAGCGGCTGACGCCCACGGGAACGCCGAGGTCCACGCGGATGCCGGTCTCTTCGTGAACCTCGCGCACGGCCGTCTGCGCGAGCATCTCGCCCGGATCGACCTTGCCTTTCGGCAGCGTCACATCGCGATACTTCGTGCGATGGATGAGCAGGATGCAGAGCTTTGCATCGACGAGACGCCACACCACCGCTCCCGCGGCGTACACGGCCTTGTCGTCTCGCACCACCTCGGTCGCGTCCTGAAGGGTCATCGCACCGTCCGTGTACGCCGGCGGCGCCGGATCTGGCTCATCGTCTTGTCCTGAAGATCGATGAGCGACTCCCCGTCCGCGTTCACTGAGTGTCGGGTCCAGACCCCGTCCTCACCGAGATGCCACG encodes:
- a CDS encoding NUDIX hydrolase, with amino-acid sequence MTLQDATEVVRDDKAVYAAGAVVWRLVDAKLCILLIHRTKYRDVTLPKGKVDPGEMLAQTAVREVHEETGIRVDLGVPVGVSRYFMRPKRQKVVHYWAAEATEEAIRNSAFVPNQEIAAIEWVSLKKARKNLSYPVDLEILDEFERLVDDGVLHTFPIIALRHAKAISRSDWDGSDASRILTERGRKQAKAIVAPLRAFGVRKIITSDAERCVQTVAPLAKALDRKAVETELISQDAWEEGRSDLRAVIGKRVRARKPAVLCSHGPVLPGLLGELALATGTLQGSYLGSASALEVAAFSVAHLSATNPGSGIISIETHVPKQ